CGCCCTGCGCGTGATTGCCCGCGCTCGAGGCGATGACCCCGGCCTCGCGCTCCGCGGAGGACAACTGCGCCATCGTGTTGTACGCCCCGCGGATCTTGAACGAGCCCGTCCGCTGGACGTTCTCGAGTTTGAGTCCGACCGAGGCCGCGCCGCTCAGCTCGGCGAACGTCCGCGAGGTGTCCAGCGGCGTCCGGTGGACGACGTCGGCGATGCGCTCCCGAGCCGCCTCGATCTCCTCGTGGGTTACGCGGCTCCTGCTCATTCCCCGGCCTCCGGGCGTTCGACGGCCTCCATCTCGTCGACCTGCGGAACGGGATGGCGGTGCTCGAGTTCCCGAATCGTCCCGACCAGCACGTCGACGCCGTGTTGCAGGCTCGCCTCGTCGACGTCGAACGTCGGCGTGTGGTGGCTCGTCGGGTGGTCGGTCCCGACGATCATGTACGTCGCCAGGCCGCCGTCCTGTTGGACGCGTTCCATCAGAAACGTCGCGTCCTCGCTCGCGCCGAAGTCGGCGGCCGGGAGGACGTGCTCGATCCCCTCGACGCCACCGGCGATCTCGCTCACCAGCGCCTGCAGTTCGGGATCGCTGTCGGCCCGCGGCGACTTGCTCACGACGTCGACGTCCGCCCGGCAGCCGTGCATCTTCGCCGCCGACTTGATCGTGCGCTCGAGTCGCCGCTCCATGAACTCCATCAGTTCGGTCGTTTCGCCCCGCGCTTCGGCCTCCATCTCGGCGCGCTCGGCGATGACGTTGCTCGCGGTCCCCGCCTCGGCCTTGCCGATGTTCACCCGCGTCATCCCGTCGCTGTGCCGGGGGATGCCGTAGGCGTTCACGATCGCCGTCCCCATCGCGTGCATCGCGTTGGCCCCCTCGTTGGGTGCCTTACCCGCGTGCGCGGAGGTTCCCGTAACCGTCGCGTCGACGTGACACATCGCCAGCGGCTTCTCGATCCCGGCGACGACCTCGCCCGTGGGGTGGTCGAGGCCGACGTGGACCGCCAGCAGGTAATCCAGGTCGTCGGCGAACTCGCTTTTCGCCATCGGGCAGCCGCCGCCGCCCGTCTCCTCGGCGGGCTGGAAGAAAACTACTAACCGTCCGGAAAAGTCGCTCTCCGCGATGGTCTCGAGGACGGCCAGCCCCCAGGTCATGTGGACGTCGTGGCCGCAGGCGTGCATCGTCCCGTCGATCTCCGAGCGGAAGCCTTCGTCGACGGGATCGTGGTCTTCGTCCCTCGATTCCTCGATGAACAGCCCGTCGATGTCGACGCGCAGCCCGATCGCCGGCCCCTCGCCGCGCTCGAGGACCGCGACGGCCCCGGTGTTGCCGCCGGTCATCCGCTCGAGGACAGCCTCGTCCGCGCCGCGCTCGCGAGCGCGTTCGACCCACGGCTCGAGGTCGTCGTCGGTGACGGCCATCCGATCGGCGGGGTCGTAGGCGTCCGGGCCGACGGCCAGTTCGTCGACGCCGATGTCTCGGATCTCTTCGACGAGTCTGGCCGTCGTGAGGAATTCGCGCCACGCGGGTTCGGGGTGGCGGTGGAAGCTGCGACGGAGGCTGACGAGTCGGTCCCGTACTGGCTCGGTCATGCGAGTTGCTGACGCGACCCAGCAACTTAATTATACACAATCAGTGTTTACGATGGATACACAAAAAGATAAGAGAGGCCGTGACAATCGTAGGGCAACGCAGAAGCTTCCATGAGCACGGATCCAGATATCGTCGTTCTCCGAGAGGGAACGGAAGGACTGTCGATGGAGTCGTACGCCGAAACCCTGCGCGAGCGACTGCCCGAGCACACCGTCGCACTCGCGCGGACGCCAAAGGAAGAGCGCGAGCTCGTGCCGAAAGCGCGGGTCGTGACCGGCATTACGATCGAGGAGTCCCTTCTCGAGCGCGCCGACCGACTCGAA
This portion of the Natrinema salinisoli genome encodes:
- a CDS encoding amidohydrolase, with the translated sequence MTEPVRDRLVSLRRSFHRHPEPAWREFLTTARLVEEIRDIGVDELAVGPDAYDPADRMAVTDDDLEPWVERARERGADEAVLERMTGGNTGAVAVLERGEGPAIGLRVDIDGLFIEESRDEDHDPVDEGFRSEIDGTMHACGHDVHMTWGLAVLETIAESDFSGRLVVFFQPAEETGGGGCPMAKSEFADDLDYLLAVHVGLDHPTGEVVAGIEKPLAMCHVDATVTGTSAHAGKAPNEGANAMHAMGTAIVNAYGIPRHSDGMTRVNIGKAEAGTASNVIAERAEMEAEARGETTELMEFMERRLERTIKSAAKMHGCRADVDVVSKSPRADSDPELQALVSEIAGGVEGIEHVLPAADFGASEDATFLMERVQQDGGLATYMIVGTDHPTSHHTPTFDVDEASLQHGVDVLVGTIRELEHRHPVPQVDEMEAVERPEAGE